One genomic segment of Amycolatopsis sp. WQ 127309 includes these proteins:
- the nuoE gene encoding NADH-quinone oxidoreductase subunit NuoE: MSSSTAVPEPGPNPADRTHAAAGGDVDVIAIAPDPAVAEGILAETPLEDIFDEGVYSRAQELIARYPMSRSALLPLLHLVQSVQGYVSQEGIAFCARQLDLSDAEVSAVATFYTMYKRRPCGEHLVSVCTNTLCAAMGGDAIYKRLQTHLGSEQEPLGHNETAGTPNEPGSITLEHAECLAACDLAPVIQVNYEYFDNQTEDKAVALVDALQAGKKPAPTRGAPLSSFKGAELQLAGFFPEDERQYRTDVDGPSQAVETLRGAQIAQERGWVAPVAQDVPLPEVEKK; this comes from the coding sequence AGTTCTTCAACCGCAGTCCCGGAACCGGGCCCGAACCCGGCGGACCGGACGCACGCGGCCGCCGGCGGCGACGTCGACGTGATCGCCATCGCGCCGGATCCCGCGGTCGCCGAAGGGATCCTGGCCGAGACGCCGCTCGAAGACATCTTCGACGAAGGCGTCTACTCCCGGGCGCAGGAGCTGATCGCGCGCTACCCGATGTCCCGCTCGGCGCTGCTGCCGCTGCTGCACCTCGTGCAGTCGGTGCAGGGGTACGTCAGCCAGGAGGGCATCGCGTTCTGCGCGCGGCAGCTCGACCTGTCCGACGCCGAGGTCAGCGCGGTCGCGACGTTCTACACGATGTACAAGCGCCGGCCGTGCGGCGAGCACCTGGTGAGCGTCTGCACGAACACGCTGTGCGCGGCCATGGGCGGCGACGCGATCTACAAGCGGCTCCAGACGCACCTCGGTTCCGAGCAGGAACCGCTGGGGCACAACGAGACCGCGGGCACGCCGAACGAGCCGGGCTCGATCACCCTCGAGCACGCCGAGTGCCTCGCGGCCTGCGACCTCGCGCCGGTCATCCAGGTCAATTACGAGTACTTCGACAACCAGACCGAGGACAAGGCCGTCGCGCTGGTCGACGCGCTGCAGGCGGGCAAGAAGCCGGCTCCGACGCGCGGTGCCCCGCTGAGCAGCTTCAAGGGCGCCGAGCTGCAGCTCGCCGGGTTCTTCCCGGAGGACGAGCGCCAGTACCGCACGGACGTCGACGGTCCTTCACAGGCCGTCGAAACCCTGCGGGGCGCGCAGATCGCGCAGGAGCGCGGCTGGGTCGCCCCGGTTGCCCAGGACGTCCCGCTCCCCGAAGTGGAGAAGAAGTAA
- the nuoF gene encoding NADH-quinone oxidoreductase subunit NuoF — protein MADPITPVLTKRWLSPNSWQIGTYEALEGYTAVRKALAGTPEQLVQLVKDSGLRGRGGAGFPAGIKWSFMPPNFDKPHYLVINADEGEPGTCKDIPLMMADPHSLIEGCIIASYAMRSNHCFIYVRGEALHCIRRLNAAVREAETAGYLGENILGSGFDLKITVHAGAGAYICGEETALLDSLEGRRGQPRLKPPFPAAAGLYAAPTTVNNVETIASAPFIVNGGSSWFREMGREKSPGPKIYSISGHVEKPGQYECPLGTTLRELLDMAGGMKDGVPLKFWTPGGSSTPMFTAEHLDVPLDFEGAAEAGSMLGTTAVQVFNETVSVPWAVMKWTQFYEHESCGKCTPCREGTYWLAQILERMVEGHGTEEDIDTLLDVCDNILGRSFCALGDGAVSPITSGIKYFRDEFLALCEKNRHEETKPELVGAQAS, from the coding sequence ATGGCAGATCCCATTACGCCGGTCCTCACGAAGCGCTGGCTGTCGCCGAACTCCTGGCAGATCGGCACGTACGAGGCGCTGGAGGGCTACACCGCCGTCCGCAAGGCGCTCGCCGGGACGCCGGAGCAGCTCGTCCAGCTGGTCAAGGACTCGGGCCTGCGCGGCCGCGGCGGCGCGGGCTTCCCGGCCGGCATCAAGTGGTCGTTCATGCCGCCGAACTTCGACAAGCCGCACTACCTGGTGATCAACGCCGACGAGGGCGAACCGGGTACCTGCAAGGACATTCCGCTGATGATGGCGGACCCGCACTCGCTGATCGAGGGCTGCATCATCGCCTCGTACGCGATGCGCTCGAACCACTGCTTCATCTACGTCCGCGGCGAGGCGCTGCACTGCATCCGCCGGCTCAACGCGGCCGTGCGCGAAGCCGAAACCGCGGGCTACCTGGGCGAGAACATCCTCGGCTCGGGCTTCGACCTCAAGATCACCGTGCACGCCGGCGCCGGCGCGTACATCTGCGGTGAGGAGACGGCGCTGCTCGACTCGCTGGAAGGCCGTCGTGGCCAGCCGCGGCTCAAGCCGCCGTTCCCGGCCGCGGCCGGTCTGTACGCCGCGCCGACCACGGTCAACAACGTCGAGACCATCGCGAGCGCGCCGTTCATCGTCAACGGCGGGTCGAGCTGGTTCCGCGAGATGGGCCGCGAGAAGTCGCCCGGCCCGAAGATCTACTCGATCTCCGGCCACGTCGAGAAGCCCGGCCAGTACGAGTGCCCGCTCGGCACCACGCTGCGCGAGCTGCTCGACATGGCGGGCGGCATGAAGGACGGCGTCCCGCTCAAGTTCTGGACCCCGGGCGGCTCGTCCACCCCGATGTTCACCGCCGAGCACCTCGACGTTCCCCTGGACTTCGAAGGCGCGGCGGAAGCCGGGTCGATGCTGGGCACGACCGCCGTGCAGGTCTTCAACGAGACGGTGTCGGTGCCCTGGGCCGTGATGAAGTGGACGCAGTTCTACGAGCACGAGTCCTGCGGCAAGTGCACGCCGTGCCGCGAGGGCACGTACTGGCTGGCGCAGATCCTCGAGCGGATGGTCGAGGGCCACGGCACCGAAGAGGACATCGACACCCTCCTCGACGTCTGCGACAACATCCTCGGCCGGTCGTTCTGCGCCCTCGGTGACGGCGCGGTGTCGCCGATCACCAGCGGCATCAAGTACTTCCGCGACGAATTCCTGGCTCTGTGCGAGAAGAACCGGCACGAAGAGACCAAGCCCGAGCTGGTGGGAGCGCAGGCATCATGA